In Arsenicicoccus sp. oral taxon 190, the following are encoded in one genomic region:
- the ribH gene encoding 6,7-dimethyl-8-ribityllumazine synthase: MAGHGSPTLTVDGARLRVAVVASSWHDQVMGGLLDGAARGLADAGVTDADVVRVPGSFELPVACARLAPSYDALVALGVVIRGGTPHFDYVCSAATQGITEVTMRTGVPVGFGLLTCDDEAQALDRAGLAGSREDKGHEAATAAVATAVALRDLAPRVVGSPRSTPRPGP, from the coding sequence ATGGCCGGACACGGCTCACCCACCCTGACCGTCGACGGCGCCCGGCTGCGGGTCGCGGTCGTGGCCTCGTCCTGGCACGACCAGGTCATGGGCGGGTTGCTGGACGGCGCCGCGCGAGGCCTCGCGGACGCCGGCGTGACCGACGCGGACGTGGTGCGCGTGCCGGGCTCGTTCGAGCTCCCGGTGGCCTGCGCCCGCCTGGCACCCTCGTACGACGCCCTCGTCGCGCTCGGCGTCGTGATCCGCGGGGGCACCCCCCACTTCGACTACGTGTGCAGCGCCGCGACGCAGGGGATCACGGAGGTGACGATGCGCACCGGGGTGCCGGTCGGGTTCGGCCTGCTGACCTGCGACGACGAGGCCCAGGCGCTCGACCGGGCCGGGCTGGCGGGCTCGCGCGAGGACAAGGGGCACGAGGCCGCCACGGCGGCGGTGGCGACGGCGGTCGCGCTGCGGGACCTGGCCCCGCGGGTCGTCGGCTCACCTAGGAGTACACCTAGGCCAGGCCCGTGA